A single Asticcacaulis excentricus DNA region contains:
- a CDS encoding TetR/AcrR family transcriptional regulator, with protein sequence MVRLMTQLKDYPLSSRGPAGHEVRDQIVLAATEHFSRYGYEKTTVSDLAKAIGFSKAYIYKFFESKQAIGEMICANCLHEIETEVIASVAAAPTPPEKLRRLFKSAVEASLRLFFEDRKLYEIASSAATQRWDSVTTYEERMQVLVRKVIQEGRLSGDFERKTPLDEATLSIYLVLRPYLHPLLLSYSFDYTEGAPGHLASLALRSLAP encoded by the coding sequence ATGGTCCGCCTCATGACACAGTTAAAAGACTACCCCCTGTCCTCAAGAGGGCCCGCAGGTCATGAGGTGAGAGATCAGATTGTTCTCGCCGCGACGGAACATTTCAGTCGTTACGGTTATGAAAAGACCACGGTGTCTGATCTGGCAAAAGCAATCGGCTTTTCAAAGGCCTACATCTACAAGTTTTTTGAGTCGAAGCAGGCGATCGGTGAAATGATCTGCGCCAACTGCCTGCATGAGATTGAGACCGAGGTGATCGCCAGCGTCGCGGCGGCCCCCACGCCACCAGAAAAGCTCAGACGCCTTTTCAAATCAGCGGTTGAGGCCAGTTTGCGTCTGTTTTTCGAGGATCGTAAACTTTACGAAATCGCGTCTTCGGCGGCGACGCAGCGTTGGGACTCGGTCACCACCTATGAGGAACGCATGCAGGTCCTGGTGCGTAAGGTGATTCAGGAGGGCCGGTTGTCCGGCGATTTCGAGCGCAAAACCCCTTTGGATGAAGCGACGCTTTCAATCTACCTCGTTCTCAGACCCTATCTCCACCCTCTCTTGCTCTCCTACAGTTTTGATTACACGGAAGGCGCGCCGGGCCATCTGGCCAGTCTGGCGCTGCGGAGCCTGGCGCCATAG